Proteins encoded together in one Paracoccus sp. SMMA_5_TC window:
- a CDS encoding SIMPL domain-containing protein — protein sequence MSRFRPLLTAATVIVLGASPLIAQPASPVTPPPAPMGHAAMKHHAPAARLTVTGQGRSTAQPDMARIDLGVSTRAATAAEAMSQNSAAQAKVIETLKAEGIEARDIQTSGLNLSPVIEYAQDQAPKLTGYAAQNTVAVKVRDIAGLGAVLDKLVASGANEISGISFSREDMTEAEDKARADAVVDARRRAEIMAEAAGMRLGRLIALSEGQDAPPPRPMAMMADAKASGGAPIEAGELSISASVTAVYAMLPADAPAEAEDEPAPEAPPAN from the coding sequence ATGTCCCGATTTCGTCCGCTTCTGACCGCCGCCACCGTGATCGTCCTGGGCGCCTCGCCCCTGATCGCCCAGCCTGCAAGCCCGGTGACGCCGCCTCCGGCCCCGATGGGACATGCCGCCATGAAACACCACGCCCCCGCCGCCCGCCTGACCGTGACCGGCCAGGGCCGATCGACTGCGCAGCCCGACATGGCGCGCATCGATCTGGGCGTCAGCACCCGCGCCGCCACCGCGGCCGAGGCGATGAGCCAGAATTCGGCCGCGCAGGCCAAGGTCATCGAGACGCTGAAGGCCGAGGGGATCGAGGCGCGCGACATCCAGACCTCGGGGCTGAACCTGTCGCCGGTGATCGAATATGCCCAGGACCAGGCGCCGAAACTGACCGGCTATGCGGCGCAGAACACGGTGGCCGTCAAGGTGCGCGACATCGCCGGGCTGGGCGCGGTGCTGGACAAGCTGGTCGCCTCGGGCGCCAATGAAATCAGCGGCATCAGCTTTTCGCGCGAGGACATGACCGAGGCCGAGGATAAGGCCCGCGCCGACGCCGTCGTCGATGCCCGCCGCCGTGCAGAAATCATGGCCGAAGCCGCCGGCATGCGGCTGGGCCGGCTGATCGCCCTGTCCGAGGGTCAGGATGCCCCGCCCCCGCGGCCGATGGCGATGATGGCCGATGCCAAGGCATCGGGCGGCGCACCGATCGAGGCCGGCGAACTGTCGATCAGCGCCAGCGTCACCGCCGTCTATGCGATGCTGCCGGCCGACGCCCCTGCCGAGGCCGAGGATGAGCCCGCGCCCGAGGCACCGCCGGCCAACTGA
- a CDS encoding malonic semialdehyde reductase, which produces MTDTAPQTRHHAERLDDRALDLLFRNARSYNRYTDRPVSEATLRDVWELARLGPTSANSSPARIVWCCSAQAKADLAAMASSGNARKILAAPVTAIIGMDLEFCDKLPMLFPHADARPWFSGNDRTIEMHALRNSSLQGAYLMLAARALGLDAGPMGGFDAKAVEARFFPGGTVRANFICTLGYGDPTGLHPRLPRLSFDEATRLA; this is translated from the coding sequence ATGACCGATACCGCCCCGCAAACGCGACACCATGCTGAACGGCTGGATGATCGCGCCCTGGATCTGCTGTTTCGCAACGCCCGCAGCTACAACCGCTACACCGACCGGCCGGTCAGCGAAGCGACCTTGCGCGACGTCTGGGAACTTGCACGCCTGGGCCCGACGTCGGCCAATTCATCGCCCGCGCGGATCGTGTGGTGTTGCAGCGCCCAGGCCAAGGCAGATCTGGCGGCAATGGCTTCCTCCGGCAATGCGCGCAAGATCCTTGCGGCCCCTGTCACCGCGATCATCGGCATGGACCTGGAGTTTTGCGACAAGCTGCCGATGCTTTTCCCCCATGCCGACGCCCGCCCATGGTTCTCGGGCAATGACAGGACGATCGAAATGCACGCCCTGCGCAATTCGTCCCTGCAGGGCGCCTATCTGATGCTGGCGGCGCGGGCGCTGGGTCTGGACGCCGGGCCGATGGGAGGATTCGACGCCAAGGCGGTCGAGGCGCGGTTTTTCCCGGGCGGGACGGTGCGCGCCAATTTCATCTGCACATTGGGGTATGGCGACCCGACCGGGCTACATCCGCGGCTGCCGCGCCTGTCTTTCGACGAGGCCACCCGTCTGGCCTGA
- a CDS encoding O-acetylhomoserine aminocarboxypropyltransferase/cysteine synthase family protein: MSDNWGFDTNAIHAGAAPDPATGARQVPIYQTTAYVFQDAAHAARLFGLQEVGYIYSRLTNPTVAALQTRIAALEGGAGAVCCSSGHAAQIMALFPLMGPGRNIIASTRLYGGTITQFSQTIRRFGWSCKFVDFDDLQALRAAVDGDTRAIFCESISNPGGYVTDIPAVAAVADELGLPLIVDNTLATPYLCKPIELGATLVVHSLTKYMTGNGTVTGGVVVDSGRFDWSASDRFPSLSQPEPAYHGLKFHQTFGALAFTFHGIAIGLRDLGMTMNPQAAHYTLMGIETLGLRMARHVENARQVAEWLEQDPRVMSVTYAGLASSPWNDTARRVYPKGCGALFTFSIKGGYDAAVRLVDNLKLFSHVANLGDARSLVIHSASTTHSQLTDEQKIAAGAGPDVVRLSIGIEDPADIIADLDQALAAATG, translated from the coding sequence ATGTCCGACAACTGGGGATTCGACACCAACGCCATTCATGCGGGCGCCGCGCCCGATCCGGCCACCGGCGCGCGCCAGGTGCCGATCTATCAGACCACGGCCTATGTCTTTCAGGATGCGGCCCACGCCGCGCGGCTCTTTGGCCTGCAAGAGGTCGGCTATATCTATTCGCGCCTGACCAATCCGACCGTGGCGGCCCTGCAAACCCGCATCGCCGCGCTGGAGGGCGGGGCAGGTGCGGTCTGCTGTTCGTCGGGCCATGCGGCGCAGATCATGGCGCTGTTCCCGCTGATGGGGCCGGGGCGCAACATCATCGCCTCGACCCGGCTTTACGGGGGCACCATCACCCAGTTCAGCCAGACCATCCGCCGCTTTGGCTGGTCGTGCAAGTTCGTCGATTTCGACGATCTGCAGGCGCTGCGCGCGGCGGTGGACGGCGACACCCGGGCGATCTTTTGCGAATCGATCTCGAACCCCGGCGGCTATGTGACCGACATTCCGGCGGTGGCTGCGGTTGCCGACGAACTTGGCCTGCCGCTGATCGTCGACAATACCTTGGCCACGCCCTATCTGTGCAAGCCCATCGAACTGGGGGCGACGCTGGTTGTCCACAGCCTGACGAAATACATGACCGGCAACGGCACCGTGACCGGCGGCGTGGTGGTGGATTCGGGGCGTTTCGACTGGTCGGCCTCGGACAGGTTTCCCAGCCTGTCCCAGCCCGAGCCGGCCTATCACGGGCTGAAGTTCCACCAGACCTTCGGCGCGCTGGCATTCACCTTCCACGGTATCGCCATCGGGCTGCGCGATCTTGGCATGACGATGAACCCGCAGGCTGCCCATTACACGCTGATGGGGATCGAGACCCTGGGCCTGCGCATGGCGCGGCATGTCGAGAACGCCCGCCAGGTGGCCGAGTGGCTGGAACAGGATCCGCGCGTGATGTCGGTGACCTATGCGGGGCTGGCCTCCTCGCCCTGGAACGATACCGCGCGGCGCGTCTATCCCAAGGGTTGCGGGGCGCTGTTCACCTTTTCGATCAAGGGCGGCTATGACGCGGCGGTGCGGCTGGTCGACAATCTCAAGCTGTTCAGCCATGTCGCCAACCTGGGCGATGCGCGGTCGCTGGTGATCCATTCGGCATCGACCACCCACAGCCAGCTGACCGACGAACAGAAGATCGCCGCCGGCGCCGGACCGGATGTGGTGCGGCTGTCCATCGGCATCGAAGATCCGGCCGACATCATTGCCGATCTGGACCAGGCGCTGGCCGCCGCCACCGGCTGA
- the metH gene encoding methionine synthase, which produces MTLPVSPVFAALRDAARQRILILDGAMGTQIQQLGLAEADFRGHGTGCGCGCHPPASGDHPQQGNNDLLNLTQPQAIEDIHYRYAMAGADIVETNTFSSTTIAQADYGMESAVYDLNYHGARLARRALDRATAEDGRPRWVAGAVGPTNRTASISPDVNNPGYRAVTFDDLRAAYAQQIRGLIDGGADLILIETIFDTLNAKAAVFACEEVFADIDLRLPVMISGTITDLSGRTLSGQTPTAFWYSLRHAQPITFGLNCALGAEAMRPHLAELSAVVDTLICAYPNAGLPNEMGQYDESPEDMARQVADFAREGLINVVGGCCGSTPEHIAAIARAVAEFPPRPLPQVEPRLRLSGLEPFTKTDDIPFVNVGERTNVTGSARFRKLITNGDYATALDVARDQVENGAQIIDVNMDEGLIDSRQAMVDYLNLIAAEPDIARVPVMIDSSKWEVIEAGLKCVQGKAVVNSISLKEGEAAFLQQADLCRRYGAAVVVMAFDETGQADTENRKVEICTRAYELLVNKVGFPPEDIIFDPNIFAVATGIEEHDNYGLDFINATRRIVQTLPHVHVSGGVSNLSFSFRGNEPVREAMHAVFLYHAIQAGMDMGIVNAGQLAVYDQIDPALREACEDVVLNRRPASGGTATENMLEIAARFRGEGGAKAREKDLAWRSWPVDKRLEHALVNGITEYIEQDTEEARLAAERPLHVIEGPLMAGMNVVGDLFGAGKMFLPQVVKSARVMKQAVAHLLPHMEAEKAGGASSAGKVLMATVKGDVHDIGKNIVGVVLACNNYEIIDLGVMVPAAKILEVARAEKVDIIGLSGLITPSLDEMVHVAAEMEREGFDIPLLIGGATTSRVHTAVKIHPRYARGQAVYVTDASRAVGVVGNLLSGQKAAYLDSIRSEYLDVANRHARSEADKKRLSLAAARDNALRIDWDAYQARTPQFLGARVIDDFDLAEIARYIDWTPFFQTWEMKGVYPRILEDETQGAAARALFADAQAMLRRIIEEGWFTPRAVIGFWPANRVGDDIRLFTADDRQKELAVLHTLRQQVPKRDGRPNVALADFVAPVGQPDYVGGFVVTAGAEEQAIADRFKAAHDDFSAILVQALADRFAEALAEMMHERVRKQYWGYATEDFTPEELIGEPYAGIRPAPGYPAQPDHTEKLTLFRLLDATEATGVELTESMAMWPGASVSGLYIGHPDAYYFGVAKVEHDQVLDYAARKGITPAEAERWLAPILNYTPQAAVAAE; this is translated from the coding sequence ATGACCCTGCCTGTTTCGCCCGTCTTTGCCGCCCTGCGCGATGCTGCCCGCCAGCGCATCCTGATCCTGGATGGCGCCATGGGCACGCAGATCCAGCAGCTGGGACTGGCCGAGGCCGATTTTCGCGGCCATGGCACCGGCTGCGGTTGCGGGTGCCACCCGCCTGCCTCGGGCGATCACCCGCAACAGGGCAACAACGACCTGCTGAACCTGACCCAGCCGCAGGCGATCGAGGATATCCATTACCGCTATGCCATGGCCGGGGCCGATATCGTCGAGACGAACACCTTTTCGTCCACGACCATCGCCCAGGCAGATTATGGCATGGAATCAGCGGTCTATGACCTGAACTATCACGGCGCGCGCCTGGCACGCCGCGCGCTGGACCGTGCCACCGCCGAGGATGGGCGTCCGCGCTGGGTGGCGGGCGCGGTCGGGCCGACGAACCGCACCGCCTCGATCAGTCCGGACGTGAACAATCCGGGCTATCGCGCGGTTACCTTTGACGATTTGCGCGCGGCCTATGCCCAGCAGATTCGCGGCCTGATCGATGGCGGCGCCGATCTGATCCTGATCGAGACCATTTTCGACACGCTGAATGCCAAGGCCGCGGTCTTCGCCTGCGAAGAGGTGTTCGCCGACATCGATCTGCGGCTGCCGGTCATGATTTCCGGCACGATCACCGATCTGTCCGGCCGCACCCTGTCTGGGCAGACGCCGACCGCCTTCTGGTATTCGCTGCGCCACGCCCAGCCGATCACCTTCGGCCTGAACTGTGCCCTGGGGGCCGAGGCGATGCGGCCGCACCTGGCCGAACTCTCGGCGGTCGTCGACACGCTGATCTGCGCCTATCCCAATGCCGGCCTGCCCAACGAGATGGGCCAATACGACGAATCGCCCGAGGACATGGCCCGGCAGGTGGCCGATTTCGCGCGCGAGGGGCTGATCAACGTGGTCGGCGGCTGCTGCGGCTCGACCCCCGAACATATCGCCGCCATTGCCCGGGCCGTCGCCGAATTTCCGCCCCGCCCGCTCCCGCAGGTCGAACCGCGGCTGCGGCTGTCGGGGCTGGAGCCTTTTACCAAGACCGACGACATTCCCTTCGTCAATGTGGGCGAGCGCACGAATGTCACCGGCTCGGCCCGGTTCCGCAAGCTGATCACCAATGGCGACTATGCGACGGCGTTGGACGTGGCCCGCGACCAGGTCGAAAACGGCGCCCAGATCATCGATGTGAACATGGACGAGGGGCTGATCGATTCCCGTCAGGCCATGGTCGATTACCTGAACCTGATCGCCGCCGAGCCCGACATCGCCCGCGTGCCGGTGATGATCGACAGCTCGAAATGGGAGGTGATCGAGGCCGGGTTGAAATGCGTCCAGGGCAAGGCGGTGGTCAATTCGATCAGCCTGAAAGAGGGCGAGGCCGCTTTCTTGCAGCAGGCCGACCTGTGCCGGCGCTATGGCGCGGCGGTGGTGGTGATGGCCTTTGACGAAACCGGCCAGGCCGATACCGAAAACCGCAAGGTGGAAATCTGCACCCGCGCCTATGAACTGCTGGTCAACAAGGTCGGCTTTCCGCCCGAGGACATCATATTCGATCCCAATATCTTTGCCGTCGCCACCGGCATCGAGGAACACGACAACTACGGGCTGGACTTCATCAACGCGACGCGGCGCATCGTCCAGACGCTGCCGCATGTGCATGTCTCGGGCGGGGTGTCGAACCTCAGCTTCAGCTTTCGCGGCAATGAACCCGTGCGCGAGGCGATGCACGCGGTATTCCTGTATCACGCCATCCAGGCAGGGATGGACATGGGGATTGTCAATGCCGGCCAGCTGGCGGTCTATGACCAGATCGATCCGGCACTGCGCGAGGCCTGCGAGGATGTGGTGCTGAACCGCCGCCCTGCGAGCGGGGGAACCGCGACCGAAAACATGCTGGAAATCGCTGCGCGCTTTCGCGGCGAAGGCGGGGCCAAGGCGCGCGAAAAGGATCTGGCCTGGCGCAGCTGGCCGGTGGACAAGCGGCTGGAACACGCCCTTGTCAACGGCATCACCGAATATATCGAACAGGATACCGAAGAGGCGCGACTGGCCGCGGAACGTCCCCTGCATGTCATCGAAGGGCCGCTGATGGCGGGGATGAACGTGGTCGGCGACCTGTTCGGCGCCGGCAAGATGTTCCTGCCGCAGGTGGTGAAATCGGCGCGGGTGATGAAACAGGCCGTCGCGCATCTGCTGCCCCATATGGAGGCCGAAAAGGCTGGCGGGGCCTCCAGCGCCGGCAAGGTGCTGATGGCAACGGTCAAGGGCGACGTGCATGACATCGGCAAGAACATCGTCGGTGTTGTTCTGGCCTGCAACAATTATGAGATCATCGACCTGGGCGTGATGGTGCCTGCGGCCAAGATCCTAGAGGTGGCGCGGGCGGAAAAGGTCGATATCATCGGCCTGTCGGGCCTGATCACGCCCTCGCTGGACGAAATGGTGCATGTCGCGGCGGAAATGGAGCGCGAGGGCTTCGACATCCCGCTGCTGATCGGCGGCGCGACCACCAGCCGGGTGCATACTGCCGTCAAGATCCATCCCCGCTATGCGCGTGGCCAGGCGGTCTATGTGACCGACGCCAGCCGCGCTGTGGGCGTGGTGGGCAACCTGCTGTCGGGACAAAAGGCGGCCTACCTTGACAGCATCCGCAGCGAATATCTGGATGTGGCCAATCGCCACGCCCGGTCCGAGGCCGACAAGAAGCGCCTGTCGCTTGCGGCTGCGCGCGACAATGCGCTGCGCATCGACTGGGACGCCTATCAGGCGCGCACACCCCAGTTCCTGGGTGCCCGTGTAATCGATGATTTCGACCTGGCCGAGATTGCCCGCTATATCGACTGGACCCCATTTTTCCAGACATGGGAGATGAAAGGAGTCTATCCCCGCATCCTTGAGGACGAGACCCAGGGCGCGGCCGCGCGGGCGCTGTTTGCCGATGCCCAGGCCATGTTGCGTCGGATCATCGAGGAAGGCTGGTTCACGCCGCGCGCGGTGATTGGCTTCTGGCCGGCCAACCGGGTCGGCGACGACATCCGGCTGTTCACAGCAGACGATCGCCAGAAGGAACTGGCGGTATTGCATACCCTGCGCCAGCAGGTGCCCAAGCGCGACGGTCGCCCGAACGTGGCCCTGGCCGATTTCGTGGCCCCTGTCGGACAACCGGATTATGTCGGAGGCTTTGTGGTGACGGCCGGTGCCGAAGAGCAGGCGATTGCCGACCGCTTCAAGGCCGCGCATGACGACTTTTCGGCCATTCTGGTGCAGGCACTGGCCGATCGATTTGCCGAGGCCCTTGCCGAAATGATGCATGAACGCGTGCGCAAGCAGTATTGGGGCTATGCCACAGAGGATTTTACCCCCGAGGAACTCATCGGCGAGCCTTATGCCGGGATCCGTCCGGCGCCGGGCTATCCTGCGCAACCCGACCATACCGAAAAGCTGACCCTGTTCCGGTTGCTGGATGCCACTGAGGCCACGGGTGTCGAATTGACCGAATCCATGGCGATGTGGCCCGGGGCTTCGGTATCGGGCCTGTATATCGGCCATCCCGACGCCTATTATTTCGGTGTCGCCAAGGTCGAGCACGATCAGGTTCTGGATTACGCCGCGCGCAAGGGGATCACCCCGGCCGAGGCCGAGCGCTGGCTGGCGCCGATCCTGAACTATACCCCGCAGGCGGCCGTGGCGGCCGAATGA